Proteins from a genomic interval of Leptolyngbya sp. CCY15150:
- a CDS encoding ParB/RepB/Spo0J family partition protein, with protein MTRKRDRPYGLDVTPINPLTDLFHDEAIAAAEFVAIADIQITPQPRRYFDPDKQAQLTRSVQIHGILEPLIVRPSAHHATKPYELIAGERRYRAAQAAGLTEVPVVIRDLSDSEALHISLIENLQRDDLNPLDETESLLHLLAIRLDRPVEEVPNLLYQMKNAAEKSGLSSLPIASLSVNDTPPSTTRNNVIPTHITTNSEAIARDETTPSTSRNNVIPTLDAELAQTIQAIFDELGRMSWLSFTCNRLPLLNLDENILTALRQGKLAYTKAMAIARVKDESQRRSLLDAAIQEHLSLSQIRDRIRQQAVSPSSPATQSTTSSSARSATELQQRLKQLYTRGKRSPAWSDPAAQKKIARLLEQLESLL; from the coding sequence ATGACTCGAAAACGCGATCGCCCCTATGGCTTAGATGTCACGCCTATCAATCCCCTGACCGATCTATTTCACGATGAAGCGATCGCTGCGGCAGAATTTGTAGCGATCGCCGATATTCAAATCACGCCCCAACCGCGACGCTATTTTGATCCAGACAAGCAAGCGCAGTTGACTCGATCCGTGCAGATCCACGGCATTTTAGAGCCGCTGATTGTCCGCCCCAGCGCCCACCATGCGACCAAACCCTACGAACTGATTGCTGGAGAACGGCGCTATCGAGCAGCCCAGGCGGCAGGACTCACGGAGGTGCCGGTGGTCATCCGCGATCTATCGGACAGTGAAGCCCTACATATTTCCCTGATCGAAAACCTGCAGCGCGACGATCTCAACCCCCTCGATGAAACGGAAAGTTTGCTGCATTTGCTGGCTATCCGCCTCGATCGCCCTGTAGAAGAGGTGCCCAATCTGCTGTATCAGATGAAGAATGCCGCCGAGAAATCTGGGCTATCCTCCCTGCCGATCGCCTCTTTGTCGGTGAACGATACCCCGCCAAGCACCACTAGGAATAACGTTATTCCTACACACATCACCACCAATTCAGAAGCGATCGCCCGTGATGAAACGACACCATCAACATCTAGGAATAACGTTATTCCTACGCTGGATGCAGAGCTGGCCCAAACCATTCAAGCCATCTTTGACGAGCTGGGACGTATGAGCTGGCTGTCGTTCACCTGCAACCGTCTACCTCTGCTGAATCTAGATGAGAACATTCTGACGGCCCTACGCCAGGGCAAGCTGGCCTACACCAAAGCCATGGCGATCGCCCGTGTAAAAGACGAATCTCAGCGGCGATCGCTCCTGGATGCAGCGATCCAAGAGCATCTTTCTCTCAGCCAAATTCGCGATCGCATTCGCCAACAGGCTGTCTCCCCATCCTCCCCAGCCACCCAATCAACCACTAGTTCAAGCGCCAGATCAGCTACCGAGCTGCAACAGCGCCTGAAGCAACTTTATACCCGAGGGAAGCGATCGCCGGCCTGGTCGGATCCGGCCGCTCAGAAAAAAATTGCCCGATTACTCGAACAGCTTGAGTCGCTGTTGTAA
- a CDS encoding MATE family efflux transporter, with protein sequence MESPSHRFYQPFLRLAILNIVSNLMVPLASLMDVAFLGHLNDIRHLAGVAIASVLFNVLYWSFGFLRMGTTGLTAQALGRGNQDEVVGVGVRNGCLAIAIALGLLVFQVPLRQLGFAILSAPPEVKDAGFAYYNAMIWGAPANLLGFVLLGWFLGRGQGKQVLLLSLVANGSNVILNYWLIVQLGWASAGAGWATMLSQVAMASLGLLLAWGDIRRVPMPRLTQQLSDWQALRTTLVLNGDIMIRTFALLLAFSWFTNLSSMLGTVILAANTLLLQVISFTSYFIDGIAFATESFTGSFHGQKDLTRLKPLLSLSLVLSLSLGLTIAGGAIAFQRPLFQLLTSHSPVLNQIPQVIGWLLPVLGFGAIAYILDGYFLGLTQGRVLRNTAVIATALGFAPTALLAGYWQNEQLLWLALAIYMMTRVITLGLQVPKSLKTTARSLDPAVPASPD encoded by the coding sequence ATGGAGAGTCCGAGCCATCGATTTTACCAACCGTTTTTGCGGCTGGCGATCCTCAATATTGTGTCCAACCTCATGGTGCCCCTAGCCAGTCTCATGGATGTGGCTTTTTTGGGCCATCTCAACGATATTCGCCACTTAGCCGGAGTGGCGATCGCGTCTGTGCTGTTCAATGTGCTCTATTGGAGCTTCGGCTTTCTGCGCATGGGCACCACGGGACTCACGGCCCAGGCTCTTGGCCGGGGCAACCAAGATGAGGTCGTGGGTGTGGGCGTGCGAAACGGCTGTTTAGCGATCGCCATTGCCCTTGGGCTCTTGGTGTTCCAAGTCCCGCTGCGGCAACTAGGATTTGCTATACTCAGCGCCCCGCCCGAGGTGAAAGACGCGGGCTTCGCCTATTACAACGCTATGATTTGGGGCGCGCCGGCCAACCTCCTAGGATTTGTCTTACTGGGATGGTTTTTGGGCCGAGGGCAAGGAAAACAGGTGCTCTTGCTCTCGTTGGTCGCCAACGGCAGTAATGTGATCCTGAACTACTGGCTGATTGTCCAGCTCGGTTGGGCAAGTGCCGGAGCGGGCTGGGCTACGATGCTCAGCCAGGTGGCGATGGCCAGCCTAGGCCTCCTGCTTGCCTGGGGGGATATTCGACGAGTACCGATGCCACGACTGACCCAGCAGCTTTCAGACTGGCAAGCCCTACGCACCACCCTAGTGCTCAATGGCGATATTATGATTCGCACCTTTGCGCTGCTGTTGGCGTTTTCCTGGTTCACCAACCTCAGCTCCATGCTTGGAACCGTTATCTTAGCTGCTAATACGCTGCTGCTGCAGGTTATTTCCTTTACGTCTTATTTTATCGACGGTATTGCCTTTGCTACGGAAAGTTTTACGGGAAGTTTCCATGGTCAAAAAGATCTAACTCGATTAAAGCCATTATTAAGCTTATCTCTAGTCCTCAGCTTATCTTTAGGGTTAACGATCGCAGGAGGGGCGATCGCGTTTCAACGTCCCTTATTTCAGCTCCTAACCTCCCATTCCCCCGTCCTCAACCAGATTCCACAGGTGATTGGCTGGTTGCTGCCTGTCCTGGGATTTGGGGCGATCGCTTATATTCTAGATGGCTATTTTCTAGGTTTGACCCAAGGACGCGTCCTACGCAATACCGCTGTAATCGCCACGGCTCTTGGGTTTGCGCCCACAGCCCTCCTAGCAGGCTATTGGCAAAACGAACAGCTTCTTTGGCTGGCCCTAGCCATCTATATGATGACACGGGTGATTACACTAGGTCTCCAAGTTCCCAAAAGCCTCAAAACCACTGCTCGATCGCTGGATCCAGCGGTTCCAGCCTCCCCAGATTGA
- a CDS encoding pentapeptide repeat-containing protein — protein sequence MQLPGLNASAALGYDVTNIVMQRISVEDLYCDYTQGRREFKNIDLSGAHLFEGELQGIDLEGSDLSHAYLPYVNLSRANLRGARLHHTDLSHAKLQSVDLSEADCQNSLMNRANLCYATCWKTLFQTVSLQGADLRSADFSHAQLNRVDLSSSNLSAAMFKETQFIDCNLFRAQAAVLKDANLDRLTVLPNGYRQADS from the coding sequence ATGCAGTTGCCGGGTCTCAATGCCAGTGCGGCATTGGGGTATGACGTGACAAATATTGTGATGCAAAGGATTAGCGTTGAGGATCTCTATTGTGACTATACTCAAGGGCGGCGAGAGTTCAAAAACATAGACTTAAGTGGAGCCCATCTCTTTGAGGGAGAACTCCAGGGCATTGACCTCGAAGGCAGTGATCTGAGCCATGCCTATTTACCCTACGTCAATCTCAGCAGAGCCAATCTTAGAGGTGCGCGGCTGCACCATACTGACCTGAGCCACGCCAAGCTGCAATCCGTCGATCTTTCTGAAGCAGACTGCCAAAACAGTTTGATGAACCGAGCCAATCTTTGCTACGCCACCTGTTGGAAAACATTGTTTCAGACCGTCTCGCTCCAAGGGGCTGACCTACGCTCCGCCGATTTCAGCCATGCTCAGCTCAATCGCGTCGATCTGTCCAGCTCAAATCTTTCCGCCGCGATGTTCAAAGAAACTCAGTTCATAGACTGCAATCTTTTCCGAGCCCAAGCGGCAGTCCTCAAAGATGCCAACCTTGACCGTCTAACGGTTTTGCCTAATGGCTATCGACAAGCAGATTCATGA
- a CDS encoding ParA family protein: protein MSITLALFNQSGGVGKSTLTMNLGYQLAERQRRVLLVDMDPQASLTTFMGLDPDSLDLTLYNALVDDETTQTVMDLPIQPDIYGMDLCPANINLSAAELVLVSADMRDVRLKDALEPISDRYDVILIDCPPSLGLLSYISLVAATHVLVPIQTQFKAFAGTNLLLNTLARVKRRANRKLAVAGFAPTLFDARRSQDERTLKAIQDRFTTVAPVYDPIPWSTGFADAAEARLPLALYDKRHKAIASLSSIVDHLEKLL, encoded by the coding sequence ATGAGCATTACTCTTGCCCTCTTCAATCAATCGGGCGGTGTTGGGAAAAGTACCCTCACCATGAACCTTGGCTACCAGCTTGCCGAGCGACAGCGGCGGGTTTTGCTCGTTGATATGGATCCCCAAGCATCTCTCACCACCTTCATGGGTCTCGATCCCGATAGCTTAGACCTCACGCTTTACAACGCCCTCGTTGACGATGAAACGACGCAAACGGTGATGGATCTGCCCATTCAGCCAGACATCTATGGGATGGATCTTTGTCCCGCTAATATCAATCTCTCGGCGGCGGAGCTGGTGCTGGTGTCGGCAGACATGCGTGATGTTCGACTCAAGGATGCGCTTGAGCCCATCAGCGATCGCTATGATGTGATTTTGATCGACTGTCCACCTAGCTTAGGACTGCTCAGCTACATCAGTTTGGTGGCTGCTACCCATGTGCTGGTGCCCATCCAAACTCAGTTCAAGGCCTTTGCGGGCACTAATTTATTGCTCAATACCCTAGCGCGGGTGAAGCGGCGCGCCAATCGTAAGCTGGCTGTGGCCGGTTTTGCGCCCACCCTGTTTGACGCCCGCCGTAGCCAAGATGAGCGCACCTTAAAAGCTATTCAAGATCGCTTTACCACCGTCGCCCCCGTCTACGATCCGATTCCTTGGTCTACCGGATTTGCTGATGCTGCGGAGGCCCGTCTGCCTCTGGCCCTCTATGACAAACGCCATAAAGCGATCGCTAGCCTATCGTCGATTGTGGATCATCTTGAAAAATTGCTCTGA